The following proteins come from a genomic window of Sardina pilchardus chromosome 13, fSarPil1.1, whole genome shotgun sequence:
- the mrps23 gene encoding 28S ribosomal protein S23, mitochondrial yields the protein MAGSRLEKFGTVFTRVRDLMRAGVVKEKDKPIWYDVYAAFPPKRTPLHVKPLTRKVKEIEDKVPEIFYREDVIRAEFYDTYMTGAKSIDLSKSNFVSTCQRFVDKYNELQSSGNFEEDCLFEETSKALLAEGIILRRKGAPTVAAEHRNPLLDMKLADMLAEEQLTNTAADKMTSTLTDQTQTETQTDTPTTDPKPS from the exons ATGGCCGGGAGTCGTCTTGAAAAATTCGGCACTGTCTTCACACG agtgagagatttaatgCGTGCAGGTGTGgtcaaagagaaagacaaaccgATTTGGTACGATGTGTACGCTGCATTCCCACCAAAGAGAACCCCTCTTCACGTGAAACCATTGACAAGGAAGGTTAAAGAAATTGAGGATAAAGTGCCAGAAATATTCTATAGAGAAGATGTAATCCGAGC GGAATTTTATGACACATATATGACTGGTGCAAAATCGATCGATCTGTCCAAGTCCAACTTTGTGTCAACCTGTCAAAG GTTTGTGGACAAGTACAATGAATTGCAAAGCTCTGGAAACTTTGAAGAAGACTGCCTGTTTGAGGAGACCAGTAAGGCACTTCTCGCAGAGGGCATCATACTCAGGAGAAAGGGTGCTCCTACA GTGGCAGCAGAACACAGAAACCCTTTACTGGACATGAAACTGGCCGACATGCTGGCCGAAGAGCAGCTAACCAACACAGCAGCAGACAAGATGACATCAACACTGACGgaccagacacagacagaaacacagacagacacaccgacCACCGATCCCAAACCCTCCTAA